A single region of the Sorex araneus isolate mSorAra2 chromosome 7, mSorAra2.pri, whole genome shotgun sequence genome encodes:
- the MTARC1 gene encoding mitochondrial amidoxime-reducing component 1 — protein MGAAGSTALARLGLPEPGRARWLGVAALGVAAVTLGAVAWRRARSRRRRRRQQVGTVAQLSIYPLKSCKGVRVNEAECTALGLRSGHLRDRFWLVINEKGNMVTARQEPRLVLISLTCDGDTLTLSAAYTADLRLPAKTPSTNALRACRVHGLEIQGRDCGEAAAQWITSFLDTQPYRLVHFEPHMLPRNCQQIGDTFQPADQVAYSDMSPYMILSEASLADLNARLDKKVKAANFRPNIIVSGCGVFAEDSWDRLLIGAVELRRVRACSRCILTTVDPDTGVMSRKEPLETLKSYRLCDPSEQKLYGKSPLFGQYFVLENPGTITVGDPVYLLGE, from the exons ATGGGCGCCGCCGGCTCCACCGCGCTCGCCCGCCTGGGCCTCCCCGAGCCCGGCCGCGCACGCTGGCTGGGGGTGGCCGCGCTGGGGGTGGCCGCCGTGACCCTGGGGGCCGTGGCCTGGCGCCGCGCGCGCTCCCGGCGGCGCCGGCGGCGGCAGCAGGTGGGCACCGTGGCGCAGCTCAGCATCTACCCGCTCAAGTCGTGCAAGGGGGTGCGGGTGAACGAGGCCGAGTGCACGGCCCTGGGGCTGCGCAGCGGCCACCTGCGGGACAG GTTTTGGCTGGTCATCAACGAGAAGGGGAACATGGTGACAGCAAGGCAGGAGCCCCGTTTGGTGCTCATTTCGCTGACCTGTGACGGGGACACGCTGACCCTCAGCGCCGCCTACACCGCGGACCTGCGCCTGCCCGCCAAGACGCCCAGCACCAACGCCCTGCGCGCCTGCAG AGTGCACGGCCTGGAGATCCAGGGCCGGGACTGTGGCGAGGCGGCCGCCCAGTGGATCACCAGCTTCCTGGACACGCAGCCCTACCGCCTGGTGCATTTCGAGCCTCACATGCTCCCGAGGAACTGTCAGCAGATCGGGGACACGTTCCAGCCAGCAGACCAG GTGGCCTACTCGGACATGAGCCCCTACATGATCCTCTCCGAGGCATCCTTGGCGGATCTCAACGCCAGGCTGGACAAGAAAGTGAAGGCCGCCAACTTCAGACCCAACATCATCGTCTCGGGCTGCGGGGTGTTTGCGGAG GACTCGTGGGACCGGCTTCTCATTGGGGCCGTGGAGCTGAGGAGGGTGAGGGCCTGTTCCAG GTGCATCCTGACCACCGTGGACCCGGACACCGGGGTCATGAGCAGGAAGGAGCCCCTGGAGACCCTGAAGAG TTACCGCCTGTGTGATCCTTCTGAGCAAAAGCTGTATGGAAAATCACCTCTCTTCGGGCAGTATTTCGTTCTGGAAAACCCAGGAACCATCACCGTGGGAGACCCCGTGTACCTGCTGGGCGAATAA